The Deltaproteobacteria bacterium genomic interval TGGCCCTTACCGACAAACGCTTTATCACCATCCTGGGCATACTTCCTTTTCCAGTTGTAAAACACATTGGCATGGATTCCCAAAGAGCGGGCTACCTCTGAGGCTTTTTGGCCTTCTTCAGCCGCCATTTTAACCGCTTGCCCCTTAAACGCCTTGTCAAACCGCTTTAATCTGACCTTTTCCCCTTCCATCGGACACCTCCTTTTTAAGAGACGGCTTTTATGCTACTACCAACTCTTCATTGTGTCCACTTTTTCGGGGGAAGATCAGTTAGAACTCTCCCCAAATTTAGATGGGTGGATAAACACTAACAAGGCGACAACTATTTCGCGCTATGGACATAAAAAAATTTCTCTTAGAAAATATCTCAGCAAAGTTCAAAAAAGAAAGAGGGATGGAGCTTTCCTTTGATGAGTACAAAGGGGAAAAGGCCTGATGCGAACTTGAAAAGCAGCAGACAGGTTATGGGTATAATCCTTGTTGTCATAATATCTGCTATTCCAATAATCTATAAAAAGACCACGTGAGGCGATTAGGCTGGTTTTTAATTGGATTAGCGCTCTCCATGCACGAGTGCTAAAATTCTCCTTGACAACTGAGACAGCGGCGCATATATTAGCGGCAGTAACAAAAACAATATTATAAGGAGGGAGTTTACGATGAAGATTAAACCGCTTCACGACAGGATTCTTGTAAAGGGTCTTAAAGAAGAGGAAAAAACAAAGGGGGGCATCATAATCCCGGACAGCGCCAAGGAAAAGCCGATGGAAGGCGAGGTTGTTGCAGTTGGTCCAGGCAAGATGACCGACGACGGTAAAAGGATTGTTATGGATGTTAAGGCAGGCGACAGGGTGCTTTACAACAAGTACGGCGGCACCGAGGTAAAGATAGAAGGCGTGGAGCATCTGATCATGAGGGAAGATGACGTACTTGGAATAATAGTAAAGTGAAGACCTCAAACCTAAAGGTTTGAGTTACAGGAAGTAACTCAAGGCTTTAGCCTTGAAAACAATAACTAAGGAGGAATGAAAAATGGCTGCAAAGATGATAGCCTTTGGTCAAAAGGCAAGAAATTCTATTTTAAACGGCGTCAATGTTCTGGCTGATGCGGTAAAGGTAACACTCGGCCCTAGGGGAAGAAATGTTGTTATTGATAAATCCTTTGGCTCGCCTACCATCACAAAAGATGGCGTGACAGTTGCAAAGGAGATAGAACTGGAAGATAAGTTTGAAAACATGGGCGCCCAAATGGTTAAGGAAGTGGCATCCAAGACAAGCGATGTTGCAGGAGACGGAACCACAACCGCAACAGTGCTTGCGCAGGCAATATACAGAGAAGGCGCAAAGCTCGTTGCCGCAGGCCACAATCCAATGGATTTGAAGAGGGGTATTGACAAATCTGTTGAGGCGGCAGTTGCTGAGCTAAAAAAATTATCAAAACCAACAAAAGACAAGAAAGAGATTGCTCAGGTTGGCACCATATCTGCCAATGGCGATAGTACAATAGGCGATATCATTGCAGAGGCAATGGACAAGGTTGGCAAGGAAGGGGTAATCACGGTTGAAGAGGCAAAGGGCATGGAGACAACCCTTGAGGTTGTTGAAGGTATGCAGTTTGACAGGGGGTATCTCTCCCCATACTTTGTAACAGACGCCGAGAGGATGGAGTGCGTTATAGAAGACGCATTCATCCTTATCCACGAAAAGAAGATAAGCAATATGAGGGACATGCTTCCAATCCTTGAAAAGATTGCAAAGATGGGTAAGCCGTTTATTATCATTTCAGAGGATGTAGAGGGCGAGGCCCTTGCAACCCTTGTCGTTAATAAGCTTCGCGGCACGCTTCAGTGCTGCGCTGTAAAGGCCCCTGGTTTTGGCGACAGGAGAAAGGCGATGATGGAAGACATTGCAATCCTTACAGGCGGCAAGCTCATTGCTGAAGAGCTCGGCATAAAGTTAGAGACCGTTGATATTAAGGACCTTGGAAAGGCAAAGAGGATAGTAATTGACAAGGAGAACACCACAATCATTGATGGCGCAGGGAAAAAGGCCGATATAGAGGGCCGTGTAAAACAGATAAGGGCTCAGCTTGATGAGACAACATCGGATTATGACAAGGAAAAACTCCAGGAAAGACTTGCAAAACTTGTCGGCGGTGTTGCTGTAATAAATATTGGCGCAGCGACCGAGACAGAGATGAAGGAGAAGAAGGCTCGGGTTGAGGACGCGCTCCACGCAACAAGGGCTGCGGTTGAAGAAGGCATTGTCCCGGGCGGCGGTGTAACATATTTAAGAATACTACCCGCTGTTGAAAAACTTAAACTTGAGGGCGACCAGCAGTTTGGCGTAAATATTGTAAAGAAGGCGCTTGAAGAGCCAATCAGACAGATTGCGGCAAATGCAGGCGCTGAGGGTTCAATAGTTGTTGACAAGGTTAAAAAAGAAAGCGGCGCATTTGGGTTCAATGCCGCAACTGAAATATATGAAGACCTCTTAAAGGCAGGCGTTATTGACCCGACAAAGGTTACACGGTATGCGCTTCAGAACGCCGCATCTATTGCAGGGCTTATGCTGACAACAGAGGCAATCATTGCCGAGAAGCCAAAGGAAGAAAAAGGCGGCGGCGGTATGGGCGGAATGCACCCTGGCATGGGCGGTATGGAAGGGATGATGTAGAAAGAAAGTAATGGGTTCAAAACTATAAAAGGGTGTCCTGGCCATCAGGGCGCCCTTTTTATTTACATGCTGACATGAAAAATTCCGACATAGCCTTAGTCATCAAAATACTTAAAAATGAGAACAAACTGTTTGCCACCCCTGCTGTTACTCAGGTATCCGATACATCCAGAAGTCCATTTATGGTGCTCATCTCGTGCATCCTGAGTCTGCGCACAAAAGATAATACTACTCTTCAGGCCGCTGAAAGGCTGTTTGATATTGCAAAAACACCTGAAGCCATGATGTCTCTGCCGATTAAAACAATTGAAAAGGCAATCTATCCTGTAGGCTTTTACAGAAACAAAGCAAGAATTATAAAAAATATCTGCAAGGAATTGGTGGAAAAATACCATTCAAAAGCGCCTGATGAAATTGATGAGCTTTTAAAGTTCAAAGGGGTTGGAAGAAAGACGGCAAACCTTGTTGTAACAATCGGCTATGGAAAACCAGGTATATGCGTTGACACCCATGTTCACAGGATAACCAACCGCTGGGGTTATGTAAAAACCAATACGCCGGAAGATACAGAGTTTGCCTTGAGGAAAAAGCTCCCAAAAAGATACTGGATTATTATAAATGACCTCCTCGTAACTTATGGCCAGAATATCTGCAAGCCTGTTTCGCCCCTATGCAGCCGGTGCAAGATTTATAAATATTGCAACAGGAATGGGGTTATAAAACACAGATAATCTTCTTGCCCAAAAATACCTTGACGCAAGGGCATTGTTAGTATATTTTTGATATGTGAAAAATAAAAACATTGCAGCTATTATCCTTGCGGCAGGCCTTGGAAAACGGATGAAATCGGATATGCCAAAGGCGCTTCATCCTATTGCAGGCAAACCGATGCTCTTTTATCCCATTGATGTTGTAAAAAGTCTTGGTATAGAAAAGGTTATTATTATAGTTGGCCACAAAGCCGGAGAAGTAATATATGCCTTAAACTCCGAACCAAACTCCAAACTTATTTATGTCAGGCAGGAGCCTCAACTCGGCACCGGCCATGCAGCTCTATCAGCCGCGGATTCTCTTAAATCATTCAAGGGGAATATTTTAATACTTTCCGGCGACGTTCCTCTCATTACCAGAGAGACCATTCTTGGCCTTTTAATCCTCCATGCAAAGAAAAAGGCCGCCATATCATTTATATCAACCGTTCTTGAAGACCCTGTCGGTTACGGAAGGGTGCTGAGGGATGACAATAATAGTGTCATCAAGATAGTAGAAGACAAGGATGCCGACTCCGAAGAAAAGGCTGTCAATGAAATCAACACGGGAATTTATTGCGCAGATGCGGCGTTTTTATTCTCCGGCTTGAAGAAGATAAAAAAGGGAAATGCGCAGGGTGAATATTATCTTCCTGACCTTATAGCAATAGCAGTTAAACAAAGACTAAATGTTTCGTGCCTTACGCACATAGACCCTGCCGAGGTAATGGGGATAAATAACCGCATTGAACTTGCACAAGCGAATAAGGTAATTAAACAGCGGATAAATAATGAACTTATGCTGTCAGGGGTTTCTCTTATTGACCCTGAAACAACATATATCCATTATGGTGTAAATATCGGCAAAGATACAACTATATATCCTAATGTGTTTTTAGAAGGCGATACAAATGTCGGACAAGGGTGTTTGATAGAAGAAGGGTGCAAGATAATAAATTCCGCTATTGGCGACGGTTCTGTAATCAAGAGCCATTCAATTGTTGAATCATCTAAAACCGGCAGGCATGTCTCTATCGGTCCTTTTGCAAGACT includes:
- a CDS encoding transposase → MEGEKVRLKRFDKAFKGQAVKMAAEEGQKASEVARSLGIHANVFYNWKRKYAQDGDKAFVGKG
- the nth gene encoding endonuclease III, coding for MKNSDIALVIKILKNENKLFATPAVTQVSDTSRSPFMVLISCILSLRTKDNTTLQAAERLFDIAKTPEAMMSLPIKTIEKAIYPVGFYRNKARIIKNICKELVEKYHSKAPDEIDELLKFKGVGRKTANLVVTIGYGKPGICVDTHVHRITNRWGYVKTNTPEDTEFALRKKLPKRYWIIINDLLVTYGQNICKPVSPLCSRCKIYKYCNRNGVIKHR
- the groES gene encoding co-chaperone GroES gives rise to the protein MKIKPLHDRILVKGLKEEEKTKGGIIIPDSAKEKPMEGEVVAVGPGKMTDDGKRIVMDVKAGDRVLYNKYGGTEVKIEGVEHLIMREDDVLGIIVK
- the groL gene encoding chaperonin GroEL (60 kDa chaperone family; promotes refolding of misfolded polypeptides especially under stressful conditions; forms two stacked rings of heptamers to form a barrel-shaped 14mer; ends can be capped by GroES; misfolded proteins enter the barrel where they are refolded when GroES binds) produces the protein MAAKMIAFGQKARNSILNGVNVLADAVKVTLGPRGRNVVIDKSFGSPTITKDGVTVAKEIELEDKFENMGAQMVKEVASKTSDVAGDGTTTATVLAQAIYREGAKLVAAGHNPMDLKRGIDKSVEAAVAELKKLSKPTKDKKEIAQVGTISANGDSTIGDIIAEAMDKVGKEGVITVEEAKGMETTLEVVEGMQFDRGYLSPYFVTDAERMECVIEDAFILIHEKKISNMRDMLPILEKIAKMGKPFIIISEDVEGEALATLVVNKLRGTLQCCAVKAPGFGDRRKAMMEDIAILTGGKLIAEELGIKLETVDIKDLGKAKRIVIDKENTTIIDGAGKKADIEGRVKQIRAQLDETTSDYDKEKLQERLAKLVGGVAVINIGAATETEMKEKKARVEDALHATRAAVEEGIVPGGGVTYLRILPAVEKLKLEGDQQFGVNIVKKALEEPIRQIAANAGAEGSIVVDKVKKESGAFGFNAATEIYEDLLKAGVIDPTKVTRYALQNAASIAGLMLTTEAIIAEKPKEEKGGGGMGGMHPGMGGMEGMM
- the glmU gene encoding bifunctional UDP-N-acetylglucosamine diphosphorylase/glucosamine-1-phosphate N-acetyltransferase GlmU → MKNKNIAAIILAAGLGKRMKSDMPKALHPIAGKPMLFYPIDVVKSLGIEKVIIIVGHKAGEVIYALNSEPNSKLIYVRQEPQLGTGHAALSAADSLKSFKGNILILSGDVPLITRETILGLLILHAKKKAAISFISTVLEDPVGYGRVLRDDNNSVIKIVEDKDADSEEKAVNEINTGIYCADAAFLFSGLKKIKKGNAQGEYYLPDLIAIAVKQRLNVSCLTHIDPAEVMGINNRIELAQANKVIKQRINNELMLSGVSLIDPETTYIHYGVNIGKDTTIYPNVFLEGDTNVGQGCLIEEGCKIINSAIGDGSVIKSHSIVESSKTGRHVSIGPFARLRPKCVIEDKAKIGNFVEVKKSKIGKGTKANHLSYIGDATIGKNVNIGAGTITCNYDGIKKHQTIIEDGAFIGSDTQLVAPVKVGKNAYIGSGSTITKNVPAGSLALSRPEQRVIEGWVEKKGFKK